The DNA region TCAGAAAACAGCCAGGTCTGGAAATCAGGCTTGGTTCTGACCTGGCCCTGCTTCTGGCTAATTCTGTGAGCTTGAACTTCTTTGTAGGCCTTGGTTTTCCTTCCAGAGAGAATCCCTCTCTgttttggggtggggtgaggggggctCTGACCTCTCACCTGGGACTGCGTCTTGCCCATACTTCAAAATAGCATCAGAAGGCCTCACTGAGCCTGTGGCATCTGGAAGGACATTTTTCCAACAAATGCATAACTAACCAtacctaagtctttttttttttttatctcaacaTTATTTGGTAGAAATTTATTTAGGCCTTCATTCAAAATTCCCCTCAGTTGAGTCTTTGGTAGAGCCTCCAGGTGACCAGACTATCTTGCCTGGATGGAGGTAGAAGGGTGGAGGGCCTGGGTAAGGTGTTGAAGATGGGCCATGGTGGGCAGGAGGGCcagggggagaaaaagcaggGCAGAAACCGACAGGGTGGTCTTCACACCAGATCTGGAAGTCAGGGCTCTGTTGGCACTGCAGGGAGCCGCCTGGAGGTTAATGACTGGTAGGCCCTGCTGTCTCCTCTGGGCTGAGCTCTTGGGTCTCCTGCTGGCAAGATCACTCAAAAGAGCCCTCTGTTCCCCCAACTGTTCTTGTCTCTGCTTTCTGCCTTCCCTCTGGTTTTGGAATTCCCAGTTCAACTTGGGTCTTACAGGAAGCAATTCCAGGCCAACTCCTGACTTCCCGCCCTAGAAGGGAATGTTGGAGCCCTTGGCCTGttgttccctctccctccttgccAGGAGCTAAGCCCCAGGGGACGCGGTGGGAAGTTCCATATTTGGGCTGCCCAGAACACTGGAATGGGGTGAGGATCTCAAGGGCAGGACTAGAGGGCCCTTATTTAGTCTGAAGTCTGCAACCTGGGGCTCAGGGTAAGAGAGGAGCTGGCGGAGGGCCAGACCCATTAAAGGCAAGAGGATGGCAAGTTGCACAGAGCTGAGCTGAGAGCTGTCTCAGGGGGAGGTGAGAGGCGTGGCTCCTCTAGTGATTTCTGGAAGGCTCCCTCTTCAGAAGGACATGTTTGAGTCTATGGTCCAATTGGGCACACCCAATCTCCATAGTGAAGGAGTATCATAGAACCAAATTGGGACTGTAGGATAAGACATAAGCAGATAGAGTGAGGATGAGTCTCTTGAGAGAAGTAGGTGGGGGTTGGGAGCATATGATCTTTTGAGGCCTGGGcctgttcttcctcctcccttgtGTCCTGGTGATACTAAATTTACATAATACTAATAACAGTAGCCCACATTTATTTTGCACCTACTGTGTacagggtattgtgctaagtactttacatgtaaGATCTTATTTAGTTCTCCCCACCACCTTTTGGGGTAGATATTATTGTCTGCATTTACAAAAGGAGACACcgaggggtgcccggctggctcagttggtagagcatgcaactcttgatcttgggattgtgagttcaagctccatgttgggtatagagattacttaaaaaattaaaaaaaaaaattaaaaacaaacaaacaaaacccccgaAAAGAACCAAGTGGAGAGATGGAGGCTAGAAAGGGAAAATAACTTGCCCATCACACAGAAGTCACATAGCTGGAAAGAAAGAGAGTTGAGATTTGATTTTGGGCAGTCTGACTGCCATGACCCCAGGCTCCGACCATTTCACTCTGGATGGCTGGGCACAGGCCCCCTGACAGGCACAGGAAGGTATATGGGACTCACAGGCTTTCTGAAGCTCATCCCCTTCCAATTGCTGATACCCCAGGAATCAGGAGTTCTTCCGAGTCTGACCTCGGGTCTTCCTAAGACAACTGGTTCCTGAGATCAGAACCTCCAGATCTTGTTGTGATTAGCATATCCTGCATCTCACTTCAAGGCCCACCATGCTGGGTACTTAGTAAATatgaaacttttcttttcttttggatgcATCACTTCACCTGCGGCCCCGGCCCCCCCAGGCACGCATGGATTGTTTCTTCAGGAGTCCATTGCTGGAGGCAGGAAAACCTGgactgtcttcctttcttttttcttctttcctgttggGATACATTGTCAAGAGCAGAGCAAAGGCCCTCAGCAGGTTTCCTGTGGCTTGGGGTCAGCCTAGGCTGTGGCCTCGGATGATCCCTGGTGTGCACCACAGCCTGGCgaggggtgagggtggagaggacagaggaaggcACCCGTGGGCTCCTGCGAGAGGTGGCTCAGCCGGCCGACATTCCTAGAATGAGGCCACGCAAATCCCCTCCCTCCCGGCTCCCAGCTCCCTGGCCATCTGACTTCCATTTTCACGCTGCTCCTGGAAGATCAGGATATTCTCTCTCAGAGCGCCCTGAGAGCTTTAgcggcgggggtgggtggggtggggtgttgcAGTGAGCAAGCAGTTCCCCCCACTGCCAGCTCACCAtgctcccttccctctccagTGGTCTGCAAGAAGAATCTGGACAGCACCACCGTGGCCGTTCACGGCGAGGAGATCTACTGCAAGTCCTGTTATGGCAAGAAGTATGGGCCCAAAGGCTATGGCTATGGGCAGGGTGCAGGCACGCTGAGCACCGACAAGGGGGAGTCTCTGGGCATCAAGCACGAGGAGTGAGTACGAGAGTCTCGCCACCCCCTTCCTTGAGGTCTCCCCCCTTACCCCCGTGTCGCACACATTTGCAACCACTTCTGGTTCAGCTGTGGAAGGTTCAGAAAGCCATTGATCTCCAAGGAAGTCCTAGGGCCACCCACTGGGGGTCAGGACAACGAGAGTTGCTGAGGGGTTAGAGCGTGGAGGGACCCCAAGAATTACTTGGTCCAATGTCCTCTTTTCTCAGATGAGAAACCCCAGCCCAGGCTCAGTGGCCTGGCTGGGGGTCCCACAGGCGCAGAGCCAGGCTCAGAAGTAACAACACTGCCCCACCTGCCTCTTTGTCTCGCCATCTCTCACCCCTGCACTAAGGGGCAGCCATCTCCCTTCCTTGGAAATGCGGCAGGGTTTCACTGGCACCCACTGACCTCTGACCTGTTGAAACAGTGGCTATTGGCAGTCTGCCTAGCCAGCATCTTGACCTTGGGGGGAATGTACAGAAATGACAGATGAGTGAGCACATTTTAGCCAAGGTCATTGCCCTAGAGGGAATGATTTGTCAGCAGATTTCTCCTGGAAAGAATCTAATAGGCAGGCTGCAGGAATGGGGAACAGAGGAGGGCAATTCTTAGCAAATGAGCTGCTCACTGATGCCCGTGTTTTAACTCAGTGGTGGAGGGCAGTAGGATGCTTCGATGAAAACAGCATTGTGCTGAGCCTGGGTctgtccatctgtaaaatgggagagcaCCCTGGAGGTCCTGGTTGGGAGAGCCGCCCCCTACTGATGTGAGATGAAGGTAGGGTCATGCCCACTCGGGACCAGCCGCACTAGTCTCACCGCACATCCTTGCCCACGCAGGGCCCCTGGCCATAGGCCCACCACCAACCCCAATGCCTCCAAGTTTGCACAGAAGATTGGCGGATCCGAGCGCTGCCCCCGATGTGGCCAGGCAGTCTTTGCGGCTGAGAAGGTGATTGGTGCCGGGAAGGTAAGGTGGCTTCTGGGAAGATGGGCTGGGGAGATGCCTTCTTGAAATGTGGGTTCTGGAACTTTGTAAGTCGGCCCTGGATCTGATCAAGGGAGCGTGAGCACTGGGCTTTAACTCCCTCCCTTCTAGGGAAGGAATAACCCTTCGTCCCTGTGTTGCTTGTCCCTGTGCCTTCCAGTCTGCAAGGACTGAGGAAGGCACACATAGGCTCCGGGGAGAGGTGGCTTGGCCAGCATTCTTATTCATGAGGATAACAGGCCCGCCATTGATGAAACTGATTATTAAATGCTTATGTGCAATTTAAAGGGAGTTGTAAAGATCAATCTGATGGGTTTCAAAGGAGCTACAAGCCCCCTAAAAGCATATGCAAAATTTTGTGTCTCTGGGAAGAAGATCCAcagttttcatcagattttcaaaagGATTTGTGATCCCCAAAATGTTAAGAGCCACTGGAAAATCCACATACATTCCATATTGTAAGACCTGGATTCTGGGAAAACATGTACATCCATGTACCCCCAGGGCAGAGATTTTCAAGGTTCAGGGCTGATCAGAGCCTCCTGGGAAGCTTTTGcaaactatttctttctttctttctttctttctttctttctttctttctttctttttttaagattttatttattggacgagagagacacagcgagagagggaacacaagcaagggaatgggagagggagaagcaggcttcccgcggagcagggatcccgattcggggctcgatcccaggactctgggttcatgacctgagccgaaggcagatgcgtaacgactgagccacccaggcgccccttgcaaaCTATTTCTGACTGCCATGTATGCCTTCCCCTGTGGACTCCCAACCCCAGAGCACAGTAAGAATCACTGTAGCAAGCCCCCATCCCAGTGAGACAATCCCACCTCCCAGAGAGCCTGCAgtggagaagaggcaggagaaCTGGTAATCCACCAGACTAGTGGTCAGAGAATAATGGAAGAGGCATCCTCAGTCTATGGCCAGAGAGGCCCAGATGGAGGAGAAACTcggccaaggtcacatagcaagcGTCTGGAACAGCTGAGCCAAGAGCCTGTCTGCAGCTCTTCTGGCTTTGGGTCTTGGCTTTCAAGTCTTTTCCACCTTGAGGAAGGGGCCCAGGACCAATGGATGGGGAACTGACACTTAGGCCACATCATCTAGACCATAGCAGGCTCCAACCTTGACAGTCACGGTtggagataggtattattatccccattttacagatgaagaagctgagtgTCAGAGGCATTAAGTTAATTTGCCCAGATCTTCCAGCGAGGCAGTGGCTGGACTAGGAGTCAAGCCCAGGTCCCTCTAACTCGGAAGTTCGTGCTCTTACCACTGTTAACTCTGCTTTGGGCCACTTAACCTCTTTGAACCCATTTCCACAGCTGTCATGAATCCTGGCACCATGATTAAGACCTTGGGCcctcgaggcgcctgggtggctcagtcagtgaggcatacgactcttggtttcagctcaggtcacggtttAGGAATCGTGGGATCAGCCTGCTTTGGTCCCTgcgctcagtgggcagtctgcttgggattctctctctctctccttctgccccttcccctgctcacactctgtctcaaatacacaaaatcttcaaaatgactgtaaaaaaaaaaaaaagaccttggaCCCTAGACAACCCTTCGTTTTggccacttactagttgtgtgactttgggcaaatcatttaacctttctaagcCTCCATCTGCATCTGTAAAGCGAAGCAAATGACAGTCCCATCATACAAAGTTGTTTTGCAGAATAGAGGAGATACTGCACGTGGGGCCCCCAGCACAGCCCCCAGCGCAGCGCCCAGGGTGTGCTCAGGACACGTTGGCCGTTGCTGTTACTGTTGGTGCTGTTGTTACTGTTACTGTGCACTTTGGGGGATTGTTGTGAGGTCAAAAGGAAGATCCTTGCCATGGATTAAATGATATGAAAACGGGAGATGTTAATCTTATTATGCAGTTGGTATCTCTTTCTGCTCATAGTGTCTCACTAGGAGAGTAGAAAGTtataaaagggcacctgggtggctcaactggttaagcgactgccttcggctcaggtcatgatcctggagtcgctggatcgagtcccgcatcgggctccctgctcagcggggagtctgcttctccctctgaccctcccccctctcatgtgctctctctctcaaataaataaataaataaatctttaaaaaaaaaaaaagaaagttataaaaaatagcTAAGAATCACTATGTCCATTCCCTGGACAGGGTCTAAGTTAAGGCTGTAACTTCTGAGGGGTGGGTATAAGAGATGTTTGTGTTCAAACAGAAAAGGTCGGGAGAAGCTCCCACCTCTCTTTGGCCTTGGCCAGGAAAGAAATAATCGAGGAACAGGGGTACGTTTGGGCGCTGAATGAGTGAGCAAAGGGATCCAGCTTATTTGGAGGGTGGGCAAGGCAACGTGAGGGGTGGGTGGCGGTCCGCATGTGCTTCAGCCCCGCTCGCTCGGGCCTGGAGAGTTGGTGTAGCAGCCCCTGCTCCCCAGAGGAGGAGGCGAAGGCTGGGTGGCTGCTGAGGTGCTGGGAGGGCCTGCCCATCTCAGCTCTCTGGATTCCGCTGTCTGCTGTCCCCGCTATCCCCGAGGCCTGGGAGGAGGAGCCAGCATGCACAGGTCAGGCAGCCAGGAAATCTGAGGGGATCCAGCTTCCTTTCTCATTCTCCAGCCCAGGCTGTGCTGAGGGAGTCTCTTTGACCTTAAAAGGCCTTGTTTTGTCCTGCCTGCGTGCTGCCTGCCCCTGGCTTTCCTGGTTTTGCAGAACTGTCTATACATCAGGGGCCTAGCGTGCTCAGCTGTTGCTAACGGGAGCAGGGTGCTGAGAGGTCTTCGTGTCCGTGCTGGCTCCCATCACCGTGTGCAAACCCCGGGCCCGCCTCTTCCCTGGCAAGCTCTTCACGGGTTCCTCTTAGACCCACAAAGGACCTTCTGTGGCCCCTGGAGAAGCCGCACTCCTCAGGCCTTGCCCTGCTGAGTTCAGTGCACTTCACAGACCCCTTCTCCTTCCAGAGTAATACTCGATCTGATGGGCTCCGGGCCTCCTCTGGGCCAGGCCTGTGCCGGGCACGTTACATCGCTCATGCTGT from Neomonachus schauinslandi chromosome 6, ASM220157v2, whole genome shotgun sequence includes:
- the CSRP1 gene encoding cysteine and glycine-rich protein 1 isoform X3, which gives rise to MPNWGGGKKCGVCQKTVYFAEEVQCEGSSFHKSCFLCMVCKKNLDSTTVAVHGEEIYCKSCYGKKYGPKGYGYGQGAGTLSTDKGESLGIKHEEAPGHRPTTNPNASKFAQKIGGSERCPRCGQAVFAAEKVIGAGKSWHKSCFRCAKCGKGLESTTLADKDGDIYCKGCYAKNFGPKGFGFGQGAGALVHSE